The following proteins are encoded in a genomic region of Coffea eugenioides isolate CCC68of chromosome 6, Ceug_1.0, whole genome shotgun sequence:
- the LOC113775484 gene encoding calmodulin binding protein PICBP, whose product MAAEPTFSQNLDSRNRGGTEPKRKLWRKRSIRLARRSYLRQSSKSSRSQFEWLPVDESRGTSSRRQPSLVALSDSSPNYVKEGSEYDDVNSVVSSSCGCGWSDRVAYPSITMSDDAAVPRHQCSSEVSDASPLSLKATRYQASHHDSESSYDSSEHSKSSHYTPLKTNSSGQKSLQTLTRSSSKKAVKVLFKKSSFKPKRTPLKHSHILEDSSVERATCSSTIKDSRFPEHVELEPGQTESERISFVKVCPYHHCSLNGHCHEPEPPIPKKPFLRRKSQSSIPQRSASPSTGKKGSGEKKKGAKKQPRAQFLKGANAAVEDSNLIEIALNGTSHPEKGNQESLEKLQNSSTQEEDVPETYFELKERSSGSYQERKEEDKWNNLALGVVSEEGHETTTSKCGREPNNVTLDGDNDNFSRTSPLKYTGMPHDQVSISGDCDSDSKSSENNASCNITRNLFSSKINEETSRNQEPTRVVVSKSAPAGDSEGKEQVSTIDSEPAVSSGVHKGQIGKGRKMSMWHLIHKHVSGLDGDGGTRPLQGADEGRKIEEADKDTAKKSSDVGSDFSDSDVRTYNQDEENQDIEIRKLYAVKLVREAIEKILLPEVQDQLSENQSVTSDIVEDQELSERNQQGPDEGCHSRNHTDSENIPADRVPQDQVDDSTSQQEIKKSEANSGKKSDKKSPSNWSNLKKWILLQRFTKELEKVRKLNLRKPWQLQLETDSGAEKISLRRQTADDKKRTEEWMLDYALQQVVSQLAPTQKRKVSLLVKAFETVVPPQEERTVQARDDATSRRDGSGNSSDHVEHFETNNHQLPAVDAADISTDTYLKSDNLKSSSSNDAPLNESQRVINVEEFSSLKSEDFAGGFEFKIKNEKKDDLSGLAGERSHSIQSETCDVGRKPIATENILPASDEDTADSFRAPELENSTNTEPENVDSRGLHNYTTIRPNSLVVSKFPPLDSACNYTENEAGQSQLDKQNYLSMWHSVCQHVVSSVANKVGIELLGEEDEEAEDASKVSGIETPASRKGTPKGIHGMANEIDVASYHRAEFSRSQVLKLVKEAIQEILSPEIQDDSSDTHSVSSEIIPDKELSDKDSSEGAKQSSTGLTEQNAREIDRSEEGISLDGGKGSNNNANTEEDCRIAVSLEKSKSDPPKAKNWSKLKKLILLKRSIKAMEKARNLKLKPPQQLPLPSDVEPEKVDLRHQMIDERRKAEQWMLDYAVQHIVTKLTPARKKRVAMLVEAFEAVVPLPDT is encoded by the exons ATGGCTGCTGAACCAACCTTTTCTCAGAATCTTGACAGCAGAAACAGAGGAGGAACTGAGCCCAAGAGGAAACTCTGGAGGAAGAGGTCAATCAGGTTGGCAAGAAGATCTTACTTGAGGCAATCTTCAAAATCATCAAGGTCCCAATTCGAATGGCTCCCGGTTGATGAATCCAGGGGGACTTCAAGCCGGCGCCAACCAAGTCTAGTTGCATTATCAGATTCATCACCAAATTATGTTAAG GAAGGAAGCGAGTATGATGATGTGAATTCAGTGGTTTCTTCATCCTGTGGCTGTGGGTGGTCAGACAGAGTTGCATATCCCTCTATTACCATGTCTGATGATGCAGCAGTCCCTCGACATCAATGTTCCTCAGAAGTATCAGATGCATCACCATTATCTTTGAAGGCAACAAGATATCAAGCAAGTCACCATGATTCTGAATCTAGCTATGATAGCAGTGAACATAGTAAAAGTTCGCATTATACACCATTAAAGACTAATTCTTCTGGTCAGAAATCTTTGCAGACTTTGACAAGGTCATCTAGCAAAAAGGCCGTGAAGGTTCTGTTCAAGAAAAGCAGTTTTAAACCCAAGAGGACTCCACTGAAGCATTCTCACATTTTGGAGGATTCGAGTGTAGAAAGAGCAACGTGTTCTTCCACGATAAAAGACTCGAGGTTCCCTGAGCATGTGGAGCTTGAGCCAGGACAAACAGAATCGGAAAGGATTTCATTTGTAAAAGTTTGTCCATACCATCATTGCTCTTTAAATGGGCATTGCCATGAGCCTGAGCCTCCAATTCCAAAGAAGCCATTTTTACGCAGAAAAAGCCAATCATCAATTCCACAGAGGAGTGCCAGTCCAAGTACTGGAAAGAAGGGTTCtggggaaaagaagaaaggtGCTAAGAAACAACCAAGAGCTCAGTTTTTGAAAGGAGCAAATGCGGCTGTTGAAGATTCAAACCTCATTGAGATAGCTCTTAATGGAACATCACATCCAGAAAAGGGTAATCAGGAGAGTCTTGAGAAACTCCAAAATTCTTCCACACAGGAGGAAGACGTTCCAGAAACCTATTTTGAACTGAAGGAAAGGAGTTCTGGAAGCtaccaagaaagaaaagaggaggaTAAATGGAATAATCTAGCTCTGGGTGTTGTATCAGAAGAAGGTCATGAAACTACCACAAGTAAGTGTGGTAGAGAACCTAATAATGTCACCCTTGATGGTGATAATGATAATTTTTCTCGGACCTCTCCATTAAAATATACCGGTATGCCACATGACCAGGTCAGCATCAGCGGTGATTGTGACTCAGACAGCAAATCAAGTGAAAATAATGCATCCTGCAATATCACACGGAACTTATTTTCAAGTAAGATAAATGAAGAAACAAGCAGAAATCAGGAGCCAACCAGGGTAGTTGTCTCTAAATCTGCTCCAGCTGGAGATTCAGAAGGTAAGGAACAGGTTTCAACCATAGATTCTGAACCAGCAGTTTCTTCAGGTGTGCACAAAGGCCAGATTGGCAAGGGGAGAAAGATGAGCATGTGGCATCTGATTCACAAACATGTATCCGGTCTAGATGGAGATGGTGGAACCAGGCCACTTCAGGGTGCTGATGAgggaaggaaaattgaagaagctgaTAAGGACACTGCTAAGAAAAGTTCTGATGTTGGGTCAGACTTTTCTGATTCAGATGTTCGCACTTACAATCAGGACGAAGAGAATCAAGACATTGAAATCCGCAAGCTTTATGCCGTAAAGCTAGTACGGGAAGCAATTGAGAAGATTCTCCTTCCAGAAGTTCAGGACCAATTATCTGAAAATCAATCAGTTACAAGTGATATTGTTGAAGACCAAGAACTTTCAGAAAGAAATCAACAAG GTCCTGATGAAGGCTGCCATAGTCGGAACCACACTGACAGTGAAAATATACCAGCTGATCGAGTACCACAAGATCAGGTTGATGATAGCACCAGTCAACAAGAGATAAAGAAATCAGAAGCAAATTCGGGGAAGAAATCAGATAAGAAATCACCGAGCAACTGGAGTAATCTGAAAAAATGGATTCTTCTTCAAAGGTTCACCAAAGAGTTGGAGAAGGTGAGGAAACTCAACCTCAGAAAACCGTGGCAACTGCAGTTGGAGACGGACTCTGGAGCAGAAAAAATTTCTTTGAGGCGCCAGACAGCTGATGATAAAAAAAGGACAGAGGAGTGGATGCTTGACTATGCACTGCAGCAGGTGGTCAGTCAACTCGCTCCAACTCAGAAGAGGAAAGTGTCACTGCTTGTAAAAGCATTCGAAACTGTAGTTCCCCCTCAAGAAGAGCGCACTGTTCAG GCTCGGGATGATGCCACTTCCAGACGGGATGGTTCTGGAAACAGCTCAGATCATGTGGAACATTTTGAAACAAATAACCATCAGTTGCCTGCGGTTGATGCCGCAGACATCTCTACAGATACCTACTTGAAGTCGGACAACCTCAAAAGCTCCTCTTCCAATGATGCGCCTCTGAATGAATCTCAGAGAGTTATTAATGTTGAAGAATTCTCTTCTTTGAAAAGTGAAGATTTTGCTGGTGGTTTTGAATTCAAGATTAAGAATGAGAAGAAAGATGATTTAAGTGGTCTTGCAGGTGAGCGGTCTCACTCAATCCAGAGTGAAACTTGCGATGTTGGTAGGAAGCCAATAGCAACTGAGAACATTTTACCAGCTTCGGATGAGGACACTGCTGACAGTTTCAGAGCACCTGAGCTAGAAAACAGTACAAACACGGAGCCAGAAAATGTAGATTCACGGGGGTTACATAATTATACAACTATCAGGCCAAACTCTCTAGTTGTTTCAAAGTTTCCACCACTGGATTCTGCATGCAATTACACGGAGAATGAGGCAGGTCAATCACAGTTGGACAAACAAAACTATCTTAGCATGTGGCACTCAGTTTGTCAGCATGTGGTATCAAGTGTTGCCAACAAGGTTGGTATCGAGCTGCTGGgggaagaagatgaagaagcaGAAGATGCAAGCAAGGTTTCAGGCATTGAAACTCCTGCCTCTCGTAAAGGCACTCCTAAAGGAATTCACGGCATGGCCAATGAAATTGATGTAGCAAGCTATCACCGAGCTGAATTCAGCAGAAGTCAAGTGCTTAAACTTGTAAAAGAGGCTATTCAAGAGATCCTTAGTCCAGAAATTCAGGATGATTCTTCTGACACACACTCAGTTTCAAGTGAGATTATTCCAGATAAGGAGCTTTCGGATAAAGATAGTAGTGAAGGTGCTAAACAAAGTTCCACTGGTCTCACAGAGCAAAATGCAAGAGAAATTGACAGGAGTGAAGAGGGCATTTCATTAGATGGAGGAAAAGGGTCAAACAATAATGCTAATACTGAAGAAGACTGCCGGATAGCAGTGTCTCTGGAGAAAAGCAAATCTGATCCACCCAAGGCAAAGAACTGGAGCAAGCTAAAAAAGCTAATACTTCTGAAGAGATCAATcaaggcaatggaaaaagccaGGAACCTGAAGTTGAAACCACCACAGCAGCTGCCGCTGCCATCAGATGTAGAACCTGAAAAAGTTGATTTAAGGCATCAAATGATAGATGAGAGGAGGAAAGCGGAGCAGTGGATGCTTGATTATGCAGTTCAGCATATTGTCACTAAACTAACACCAGCCCGGAAGAAAAGAGTGGCAATGCTGGTCGAAGCTTTTGAAGCAGTAGTTCCACTGCCTGATACGTAA